One genomic segment of uncultured Desulfobacter sp. includes these proteins:
- a CDS encoding DUF4340 domain-containing protein: MKKEYTILIILIIGLSAYLGLKKDDQVHYELPTIPQIETTRIDRMEISKADRLVVLNKGEEGWTVTDKKFPANINEIELILGTLKKMNLSALVSEAKDLVRYELDDANAVKVKALAGKEVVRSFVIGKTAPSYNHTFIYLNNKDQTVYQANGNFKSQFDKAAADFRDKKVLGFDSDSIKKITLEKQEKTVSLVKTPAPEKPDQGKDETKKDSAAEKTAPKEVAWRNEEGSVADQKTISDLLSSLSKLECQAFMDDDKAARLKEIQPSYKISLENDKIFVLNLFNKNDDQDMEGSCSYTPYAFTLTSYKADDIVSYTDKLLGIEQQDNTEAGNE, encoded by the coding sequence ATGAAAAAAGAATATACGATCCTGATAATACTAATCATCGGCTTAAGCGCTTATCTCGGTCTTAAAAAAGACGACCAGGTCCATTATGAACTGCCAACAATTCCCCAAATTGAGACCACCCGCATTGACCGGATGGAAATCTCAAAGGCAGACCGCCTGGTGGTCCTTAATAAAGGAGAAGAAGGCTGGACCGTTACCGACAAAAAATTTCCAGCAAATATCAATGAAATAGAGTTGATACTTGGCACATTAAAAAAAATGAACCTGTCCGCCCTTGTATCCGAGGCAAAGGACCTTGTAAGGTATGAACTGGATGATGCCAATGCCGTAAAGGTCAAGGCCCTGGCCGGAAAAGAGGTGGTACGCAGCTTTGTCATTGGTAAAACAGCGCCCAGCTACAACCATACATTTATATATCTAAATAACAAAGACCAGACCGTATACCAGGCCAACGGCAATTTTAAAAGTCAGTTTGACAAAGCGGCGGCTGATTTCAGGGATAAAAAAGTACTTGGGTTTGACTCGGACAGCATAAAAAAGATCACACTGGAAAAGCAGGAAAAAACCGTTAGCTTGGTAAAAACCCCGGCGCCTGAAAAACCGGATCAGGGAAAAGACGAAACCAAAAAAGATTCAGCCGCAGAAAAGACGGCCCCCAAAGAAGTGGCCTGGAGAAATGAAGAGGGGTCAGTGGCAGATCAAAAAACGATATCTGATCTTCTGTCATCTTTGTCAAAGCTTGAATGCCAGGCGTTTATGGATGATGACAAGGCTGCCCGATTAAAAGAAATACAGCCCTCATATAAAATTTCACTTGAAAACGATAAAATATTTGTTTTAAATCTGTTCAACAAAAATGACGATCAGGATATGGAAGGATCGTGTTCATATACACCCTACGCCTTCACCCTGACCAGTTATAAAGCCGATGATATTGTTTCGTACACAGACAAACTTTTGGGCATTGAACAACAGGACAACACTGAAGCCGGTAACGAGTGA
- the murD gene encoding UDP-N-acetylmuramoyl-L-alanine--D-glutamate ligase produces the protein MLNFPETYELIVGLGACGLSMARFLKSRGHCVAATDIDGTKTSEAAALKKLGIPVVIGSHDQKMFDKASVIIPSPGIPLNMPFIKSARDKGIPVKGELDIFAQYNTTPVIAITATNGKTTTTELTAAMLEASGISCFVGGNIGTPLVEYLMQDIPKDVVVAEISSFQLDLAQNFRPRTATLLNIAEDHLDRYPNFDAYVESKWSIFKNMTARDTAIINGRINNFSTRTKTIYADILAFSSTNPVTHGASIHKMGIDIQTKGINDTLAADTLARLPGIHNRENATAAALAALSCGGTIEGIRQALNEFTLSDHRIAFVREIDGIRFYNDSKATNVAAVLCALESVESGVILILGGKEKGLDFAPLVPEVRSRAKAVIGMGEAAGHIMETFEGICPAYACRDMICAVSKAVSVAAKGDVVLLSPACASFDLYANYKERGKDFTRIVNAIVPGQEVCHG, from the coding sequence ATGTTGAATTTTCCTGAAACATATGAATTGATTGTGGGATTAGGGGCCTGCGGGCTTTCCATGGCCCGGTTTTTGAAATCCCGGGGGCACTGCGTGGCTGCCACAGACATTGACGGGACAAAGACCAGTGAAGCAGCGGCTTTAAAAAAACTGGGTATCCCGGTAGTGATCGGCAGCCATGACCAGAAGATGTTTGACAAGGCGTCCGTTATCATCCCCAGCCCCGGTATTCCCTTAAACATGCCATTCATCAAATCAGCCCGGGACAAGGGCATACCTGTAAAAGGCGAACTGGATATCTTTGCCCAATACAACACCACACCTGTGATCGCAATAACAGCCACCAACGGAAAAACCACCACCACGGAACTGACGGCAGCCATGCTTGAAGCATCAGGAATTTCCTGCTTTGTGGGCGGAAACATCGGTACCCCGCTGGTGGAATATCTCATGCAGGATATCCCCAAAGATGTTGTGGTGGCTGAAATCTCATCCTTCCAGCTTGATCTTGCCCAGAATTTCAGGCCCCGTACGGCAACGCTTCTCAATATTGCCGAGGATCACCTGGACCGGTATCCCAACTTTGACGCCTATGTCGAGTCCAAATGGTCTATCTTCAAAAATATGACCGCCCGGGATACCGCCATAATTAACGGTCGCATTAATAATTTTTCAACCCGGACTAAAACCATTTACGCTGATATCCTTGCATTCTCATCCACAAACCCTGTGACCCATGGAGCAAGCATTCACAAAATGGGAATCGATATCCAAACCAAAGGCATCAATGACACCCTTGCTGCAGACACGCTGGCCAGGCTTCCCGGCATCCATAACAGGGAAAATGCGACAGCAGCAGCCCTTGCGGCATTAAGCTGCGGTGGTACCATAGAAGGCATCAGACAGGCCTTAAATGAATTTACCCTGTCGGACCATCGCATTGCCTTTGTCCGGGAGATTGACGGCATCCGTTTTTACAACGACTCCAAGGCCACCAACGTGGCGGCAGTGCTTTGCGCCCTGGAATCCGTTGAATCCGGTGTCATTCTTATCCTCGGAGGCAAGGAAAAGGGCCTTGATTTTGCCCCCTTGGTGCCCGAAGTTAGATCCCGGGCCAAGGCCGTTATCGGCATGGGTGAAGCGGCCGGGCATATCATGGAAACATTTGAAGGCATCTGCCCCGCATATGCCTGCCGGGATATGATCTGCGCCGTCAGCAAGGCAGTGTCTGTGGCAGCCAAAGGCGATGTGGTACTTTTATCTCCAGCCTGTGCAAGCTTTGATCTTTATGCCAATTACAAAGAACGGGGAAAGGATTTTACCCGCATTGTCAACGCGATTGTTCCCGGACAGGAGGTCTGCCATGGCTAA
- the rsmH gene encoding 16S rRNA (cytosine(1402)-N(4))-methyltransferase RsmH: protein MGFEHTSVMPNQVLAYQNLKPGDICVDCTLGGCGHAMATLKAIGSGGLLIGLDQDMDAITNARNVFHSFEDNVRLYHSNFSDLPDILKDTGINRVNSILLDLGFSLNQLTQSKRGFSFKKEEPLDMRMDVRNSLTAHQVVNTYSEKQLADIFFKYGEERFSRRMARAIIEKRDCSPINTSLELARVIESAVPGRAKAKQKIHPATRVFQALRIVVNRELERLETFMQAVPSMLVKGGRISIISFHSLEDRIVKQRLRAFENGCTCPRQFPQCICGFVKQMESVTRKPVIAEADELKANPMARSAKLRVAQRI, encoded by the coding sequence ATGGGTTTTGAACATACCTCCGTCATGCCGAATCAGGTACTTGCGTATCAGAACCTCAAACCTGGAGATATATGTGTGGACTGCACCCTCGGCGGATGCGGTCACGCAATGGCAACGCTCAAGGCCATCGGCTCCGGCGGGTTACTCATCGGTCTTGACCAGGACATGGATGCCATTACTAACGCCCGAAACGTATTTCATTCTTTTGAGGACAATGTCCGGTTGTACCATAGTAACTTTAGTGATCTCCCCGATATTCTCAAAGATACCGGCATTAATAGGGTTAACAGCATCCTTCTCGACTTAGGCTTTTCACTTAACCAGCTGACTCAAAGCAAACGGGGGTTCAGTTTTAAAAAAGAGGAACCCTTAGATATGCGGATGGATGTCCGCAATTCGTTAACCGCACACCAGGTGGTGAATACGTATTCGGAAAAACAATTGGCTGATATTTTTTTCAAATATGGGGAAGAACGATTTTCAAGACGGATGGCAAGGGCAATCATTGAAAAAAGAGATTGCTCTCCTATTAACACCAGTCTTGAATTAGCCAGGGTCATTGAGAGCGCCGTGCCTGGCCGTGCAAAGGCAAAGCAAAAAATTCATCCGGCCACCCGGGTGTTCCAGGCCTTACGCATTGTTGTAAACCGGGAGCTTGAGCGTCTGGAAACATTCATGCAGGCAGTTCCCTCCATGCTGGTCAAGGGTGGGCGTATCAGCATCATTTCCTTTCACTCCCTGGAAGACCGTATTGTCAAACAGCGGTTGCGCGCCTTTGAAAACGGGTGCACATGTCCAAGACAGTTTCCCCAATGCATATGCGGATTTGTAAAACAAATGGAATCCGTTACCAGAAAACCTGTGATAGCGGAGGCTGACGAACTTAAAGCAAACCCCATGGCAAGAAGCGCCAAGCTACGGGTGGCACAAAGAATATAA
- a CDS encoding lysophospholipid acyltransferase family protein, producing the protein MNTLFKIAYQTYKWIIVIPAMILNTLVMGLICIVAGAVFSPDKADALAVVWARIFCAIALIRVKIQGRQNYDPLSSYVVVANHKSMVDIPVLHGFTGLTIKWVMKMELKKIPVFGTACNFLGCIYVNRSNGQAAVESIKTAKKRLSDKASVLFFAEGTRSRGNLLPFKKGAFIFAMNSGLPVLPVTIKNSEHILPSDTLDLMPGTVDLIIHPPVHIPNCSKSELDKKIDQIHRTIASAL; encoded by the coding sequence GTGAACACTTTATTCAAAATAGCTTATCAGACCTATAAATGGATTATTGTAATTCCGGCCATGATTTTAAATACCCTGGTCATGGGGCTGATTTGCATCGTTGCAGGGGCTGTTTTCAGCCCGGACAAGGCTGATGCGCTGGCAGTGGTCTGGGCCAGAATATTCTGTGCCATTGCGCTCATACGGGTCAAAATACAGGGCAGGCAAAATTACGATCCATTATCCTCCTACGTGGTGGTGGCTAATCATAAAAGCATGGTGGACATCCCTGTGCTACACGGGTTTACAGGGCTCACCATCAAGTGGGTTATGAAGATGGAACTTAAAAAAATTCCGGTTTTCGGCACAGCCTGCAATTTCCTTGGTTGTATTTATGTAAACAGATCCAATGGGCAGGCTGCCGTGGAATCTATAAAAACAGCAAAAAAAAGGTTATCGGACAAGGCCAGCGTACTTTTTTTCGCCGAGGGGACAAGATCCAGGGGAAACCTTCTGCCCTTTAAAAAAGGCGCGTTTATCTTCGCCATGAATTCAGGGCTGCCTGTGTTGCCGGTAACCATTAAAAATTCAGAACATATTCTCCCTTCTGATACGCTTGATCTCATGCCGGGTACGGTGGATCTTATCATCCACCCCCCGGTACATATTCCAAACTGCAGCAAATCAGAACTGGATAAAAAAATTGATCAAATTCACCGAACCATAGCCAGCGCCCTTTAG
- a CDS encoding UDP-N-acetylmuramoyl-L-alanyl-D-glutamate--2,6-diaminopimelate ligase: MQLTEILNTTEVVLTPDQEQAGIGDIPISDITCDSRQVVQGALFIAVDGHTADGHEYITQAFDKGAAAVLAQKIPQGLPREQVLHIVLSKDTRKDTAIAAANFFGHPSKDLVLVGITGTNGKTSITWLLEQIYQACGITCGVIGTVNIRYPGTIIDNPVTTPDAVCLQKTMRDMKLAGATHVIMEVSSHSLDQHRVDGCDFNAAVFTNLSQDHLDYHDGLENYFACKRTLFTGYIGPFGDRTRCKAVINIDNEYGSRLADSLDQPMIRVSADREADIKAIDITDDIHGIKGTLNFSGVQATIRSKLTGRFNLENILCAAGAALATGICPESIARGIAALERVPGRLEKLPTELNRHIFVDYAHTPDALECILKTLAGRAPARLITVFGCGGDRDRTKRGPMGVIACRYSDIAIVTSDNPRTEDPDAIIDEIIAGIRAQGFKQIDRCGSSACEKGYIRITDRAKALDLAVQISKPRDIIVAAGKGHETYQITNTGTIHFDDKEHLTHACTNALTPRPWDFTDISNALGCNAVTVWDQKIVADAETTIFKGISTDSRTMAPDMVFLALAGERFDGHNFIPDLAKKGVSAFVVRQGYLNTLDLNQKREMDKGRICFFEVADTLVALGHLARYHRMRSNARIAALTGSNGKTSTRKMVQNIFSRHYDTLATRGNLNNEIGLPLTLLRLADIHEWAVVEMGMSNPGEIARLSAIARPDIAMVTNTHGSHMEGVGSLENVARAKAEIFKGLNPGGTAIIFADDPRREILIQGANENADTAKVMLFGTQPNSDVILSEISFTDHGIAFCLKMDGHTRQYTLPSPAAFMAFNAAAAAALSKAAGIDETDIARGLEAFVPVKGRMHLRHLANGLHLIDDTYNANPSSMNQALKVLNRLAGSNRGIAVLGDMLELGDQTREHHRQVGQQVAALSPAKLLLFGTQVAQIRDGALEKGYPEARIAMGSKKELGDTLKTSTKHENWILLKGSRGMAMETLIPILEEIPAEKAN; this comes from the coding sequence ATGCAGCTGACTGAAATCCTGAACACAACTGAAGTCGTGCTCACGCCTGATCAGGAACAGGCAGGCATCGGTGACATCCCCATCTCCGATATTACCTGCGATTCCAGGCAGGTGGTACAAGGCGCGTTATTCATCGCCGTGGACGGCCACACTGCAGACGGCCATGAGTATATTACCCAGGCTTTTGATAAAGGCGCCGCGGCGGTTCTGGCCCAAAAAATCCCCCAGGGACTGCCCCGGGAACAGGTCCTGCATATTGTTCTTTCAAAGGACACACGCAAAGATACTGCCATTGCCGCTGCCAACTTTTTTGGTCACCCATCAAAGGATCTGGTGCTTGTAGGTATCACCGGAACCAATGGTAAAACCAGCATTACCTGGCTTTTGGAACAGATTTACCAGGCCTGCGGGATCACCTGCGGCGTCATCGGCACGGTAAATATCAGATATCCGGGCACCATCATTGACAACCCCGTCACTACCCCGGATGCGGTGTGCCTGCAGAAAACCATGCGCGACATGAAACTTGCCGGCGCCACCCATGTCATCATGGAGGTTTCCTCCCACAGCCTGGACCAACACCGGGTGGATGGATGCGATTTTAATGCGGCCGTATTCACCAACCTCAGCCAGGATCATCTGGATTACCATGACGGATTAGAAAATTATTTTGCCTGCAAGAGAACCCTGTTCACCGGGTACATAGGCCCCTTTGGGGACAGAACCCGATGCAAGGCTGTTATCAACATTGATAATGAATACGGCTCCCGGCTGGCAGACAGCCTTGACCAGCCCATGATCCGGGTCAGTGCAGATCGTGAAGCCGATATCAAGGCCATTGACATCACAGACGACATCCATGGTATTAAAGGCACCCTGAATTTCAGCGGTGTACAGGCGACCATACGCTCAAAGCTCACCGGCCGCTTCAACCTGGAAAACATATTATGTGCTGCAGGCGCGGCTTTAGCCACAGGCATCTGTCCTGAATCCATTGCCCGGGGTATTGCTGCCCTCGAACGGGTGCCAGGCCGGCTAGAAAAACTTCCCACGGAATTAAACCGGCATATTTTTGTGGATTATGCCCACACCCCGGATGCCCTTGAATGCATTTTGAAAACCCTTGCCGGCCGTGCCCCTGCACGACTGATCACGGTGTTTGGATGCGGCGGGGACAGGGATCGCACCAAACGCGGTCCCATGGGTGTCATTGCCTGCAGATACTCGGACATTGCCATTGTTACCTCGGATAATCCGCGAACCGAAGACCCGGACGCCATTATTGACGAAATTATAGCTGGCATCCGTGCCCAGGGATTTAAACAAATTGATCGGTGCGGATCAAGCGCCTGTGAAAAAGGATATATCCGGATAACCGACAGGGCCAAAGCCCTGGATTTAGCCGTTCAGATTTCAAAACCCCGGGATATTATCGTGGCTGCAGGCAAGGGTCATGAAACCTATCAAATAACCAATACAGGCACCATTCATTTTGACGACAAGGAACACTTAACCCATGCCTGCACCAACGCATTGACGCCAAGACCATGGGATTTTACGGATATTTCCAATGCCCTTGGGTGTAATGCCGTAACCGTTTGGGATCAAAAAATCGTCGCAGATGCCGAGACAACGATTTTCAAAGGAATCAGCACCGATTCCAGGACCATGGCCCCTGATATGGTATTTTTGGCTTTGGCAGGGGAACGTTTTGACGGACACAACTTTATTCCGGACCTTGCAAAAAAAGGCGTTTCAGCGTTTGTTGTCAGACAGGGCTACTTAAACACCCTTGATTTAAATCAAAAACGTGAGATGGACAAAGGCCGGATCTGTTTTTTTGAAGTGGCGGACACCCTGGTTGCCTTAGGGCACCTGGCCCGGTATCACAGAATGCGCTCCAATGCGCGAATTGCTGCCCTGACCGGCTCGAACGGAAAAACATCCACCCGGAAAATGGTCCAAAATATCTTTTCCCGGCATTATGACACCCTGGCCACCCGGGGCAACTTAAATAATGAAATCGGCCTTCCCCTGACCCTGCTCAGGCTGGCAGATATCCATGAATGGGCTGTAGTGGAGATGGGCATGAGCAACCCAGGCGAAATCGCAAGACTTTCCGCCATTGCCAGGCCTGACATAGCCATGGTGACCAACACCCATGGTTCGCATATGGAAGGTGTGGGGTCACTGGAAAATGTAGCCCGGGCCAAAGCTGAAATTTTTAAGGGTCTGAATCCCGGCGGCACAGCCATTATTTTTGCCGATGACCCAAGACGTGAAATTCTTATCCAGGGGGCAAACGAAAACGCCGACACAGCCAAAGTAATGCTTTTTGGTACCCAGCCCAACAGCGATGTCATTTTGTCGGAAATCAGCTTCACAGACCACGGCATTGCCTTTTGCCTTAAAATGGATGGGCATACCCGCCAATACACGCTCCCCTCCCCCGCAGCTTTCATGGCCTTTAATGCCGCCGCAGCCGCAGCACTTTCAAAGGCTGCAGGTATTGATGAAACAGATATTGCCCGGGGGCTTGAAGCCTTTGTCCCGGTCAAAGGCAGAATGCATTTAAGACATCTTGCCAACGGCCTTCATCTCATTGACGACACCTACAATGCCAATCCCAGCTCCATGAACCAGGCGCTAAAAGTCTTAAACCGGCTGGCCGGCAGTAACCGGGGCATTGCCGTACTCGGTGACATGCTGGAATTAGGAGATCAAACCCGGGAGCACCACCGGCAGGTGGGGCAGCAGGTGGCAGCGCTGTCTCCGGCAAAACTTTTGCTGTTCGGCACCCAGGTTGCCCAGATCCGTGATGGCGCTCTGGAAAAAGGATACCCGGAGGCACGCATCGCCATGGGCTCCAAAAAGGAATTGGGGGACACCCTTAAAACGTCAACAAAACACGAAAATTGGATACTGCTCAAAGGCTCCAGAGGAATGGCCATGGAAACACTGATCCCGATACTTGAAGAAATACCTGCTGAAAAGGCGAATTGA
- a CDS encoding cell division protein FtsL, which produces MNTSQKQIDSIRNRKELRWFLLIMVLAAELICNAWIRSESSQAMIMIAKTESQLRHMADYRQALSVELERLKSEARITRIARTRLGLTPDIFNQTIYLSKGTN; this is translated from the coding sequence TTGAACACATCACAAAAACAGATTGATTCCATCCGGAATCGCAAAGAACTACGATGGTTTCTTCTCATCATGGTGCTGGCAGCCGAACTCATTTGCAATGCCTGGATCAGAAGCGAGTCCAGTCAGGCCATGATCATGATTGCAAAAACTGAAAGCCAACTCCGGCATATGGCAGATTACCGTCAGGCTTTAAGCGTGGAGCTTGAGCGCCTTAAATCCGAAGCACGGATCACCCGCATCGCCCGCACCCGGTTAGGCCTGACACCGGATATATTTAATCAAACCATTTACCTGTCCAAAGGAACAAACTAA
- the mraZ gene encoding division/cell wall cluster transcriptional repressor MraZ, with amino-acid sequence MFRSSSCHTIDDKGRLIIPARFRKVLKADEDYGIVVSSKDGCIFAFTFTEWKAIEDRLKTVKTAAMQRFKRFFLGNACPLTIDKQDRVLIPQNLRIYAGIEREIVLVGVLDRFEIWAKEKWEQEQKIMEQELEREDVREEIASIGL; translated from the coding sequence ATGTTTCGATCCAGTTCTTGTCATACAATTGATGACAAAGGAAGACTCATTATCCCGGCACGATTCAGAAAAGTGCTCAAGGCGGACGAGGATTACGGGATCGTGGTCTCAAGCAAGGATGGCTGCATTTTTGCCTTTACTTTCACCGAATGGAAGGCTATTGAGGACCGTTTAAAAACGGTAAAGACCGCAGCTATGCAAAGATTCAAACGTTTTTTTCTGGGTAATGCCTGTCCGCTGACAATTGACAAACAGGACAGGGTTTTAATTCCCCAAAATCTAAGAATCTATGCAGGAATAGAAAGAGAGATCGTTCTTGTGGGAGTTCTGGACCGGTTTGAAATCTGGGCTAAAGAAAAATGGGAGCAGGAACAGAAGATAATGGAACAGGAGCTTGAACGGGAGGATGTCAGAGAAGAGATTGCTTCCATAGGGTTATAA
- a CDS encoding penicillin-binding protein 2 has protein sequence MAANPCEKIGLRILFIRFFLLLCLVGIVIRSFDIQILQGEALKKKAENTYVRRITIQGDRGLILDRHSNKLGASIEAPNITADPTQVKNARQTADKLVKILGGSRTEMEKKLSQERRFALLASRVAPAKAEEVKKLNIVGIYTPDNSKRFYPNRRLAAQVIGFTGKDDHGLEGLEFSYNDFLEGRTLKTKEYRDGQGTILNTGKNKRDGLKGDTIVLTLDKKIQFFSEQALEQAVKEYRGKSGIALVMEPATGELLAVAHYPEFNPNNYGDFSRSRYRNRAVIDTFEPGSIMKVITVAAAIERGMSATKIINCENGNYRVGRTVIHDTHPHDYLTPGRILKVSSNIGAAKIAQDIGPKAMHYYLNAFGFAKKTGISGPAESSGVILPLHRWTSIDAVAMSFGQGMSVTALQLVSAISAIANGGKLMKPLLVKKVLSNSGEIIQANKPCVVRQVISAKTAEVVKKMMARVVHQKEGTGTKAAIPGYRICGKTSTAQKVAENKKGYSNSRYTAAFAGFAPFDNPALAILVVVDEPKKNHYGGIVAAPAFKDIMARSFNYLNIPPQTDMIAALPRKVSHAAD, from the coding sequence ATGGCGGCAAACCCTTGTGAAAAAATCGGTTTACGGATTCTTTTTATCCGTTTTTTTCTGCTGCTGTGCCTGGTGGGCATTGTCATCCGTTCCTTTGACATCCAGATTCTCCAGGGAGAAGCGCTCAAGAAAAAAGCCGAAAACACCTATGTCAGACGAATCACCATCCAGGGAGACCGTGGACTGATCCTTGACCGCCACTCGAACAAACTGGGTGCCAGCATTGAGGCGCCCAACATTACCGCAGACCCCACCCAGGTCAAAAATGCCCGGCAGACGGCAGATAAGCTGGTAAAAATCCTTGGCGGAAGCCGTACTGAAATGGAGAAAAAACTTTCCCAGGAACGCCGTTTTGCGCTCCTGGCTAGCAGGGTAGCCCCTGCCAAGGCAGAAGAAGTAAAAAAACTGAACATTGTGGGCATCTACACGCCTGATAACTCCAAACGTTTTTATCCCAACCGACGCTTGGCAGCCCAGGTTATCGGGTTCACAGGCAAAGATGATCACGGCCTTGAGGGACTGGAATTTTCATATAATGACTTTCTGGAAGGCCGGACCCTGAAAACGAAAGAATACAGAGACGGCCAGGGCACCATTCTTAATACGGGAAAAAACAAGCGTGACGGACTTAAGGGAGACACCATTGTTTTAACCCTGGATAAAAAAATCCAGTTTTTCAGCGAACAGGCCCTCGAACAGGCCGTAAAAGAATATCGTGGCAAATCGGGCATAGCCCTTGTCATGGAGCCCGCTACCGGCGAACTTCTCGCCGTGGCCCATTACCCGGAATTCAATCCCAACAACTATGGAGATTTCAGCCGGAGCCGTTACAGAAACAGAGCAGTGATTGACACATTTGAACCCGGTTCCATCATGAAGGTGATCACTGTGGCCGCAGCCATTGAACGGGGCATGTCCGCCACAAAGATTATCAATTGTGAAAACGGCAATTATCGTGTGGGCAGAACCGTCATCCATGACACGCATCCCCATGATTACCTGACTCCGGGACGGATTCTGAAAGTTTCCTCCAACATCGGGGCTGCCAAAATAGCCCAGGACATAGGCCCCAAGGCCATGCACTATTATCTGAATGCTTTTGGATTCGCTAAAAAAACCGGAATCAGCGGCCCGGCAGAAAGCTCAGGCGTTATTCTGCCCCTGCACCGCTGGACAAGTATTGATGCAGTGGCCATGTCCTTTGGCCAGGGCATGTCAGTGACGGCGCTCCAGCTTGTAAGTGCAATATCCGCCATAGCCAACGGCGGCAAACTGATGAAGCCCCTGCTGGTTAAAAAGGTTCTTTCCAATTCAGGTGAAATTATCCAGGCGAATAAACCCTGCGTGGTCCGCCAGGTTATTTCTGCCAAAACCGCAGAAGTTGTAAAAAAAATGATGGCCAGAGTGGTTCATCAGAAGGAAGGAACAGGGACCAAGGCAGCCATCCCCGGCTATCGAATATGCGGCAAAACCAGCACAGCCCAGAAAGTAGCCGAAAATAAAAAAGGATACTCTAATTCCAGGTACACTGCTGCATTTGCAGGCTTTGCCCCCTTTGACAACCCGGCCCTGGCCATCTTGGTGGTGGTGGACGAACCCAAAAAAAATCATTACGGCGGCATTGTAGCGGCGCCGGCTTTCAAGGATATCATGGCCCGGTCCTTTAATTATCTGAACATTCCGCCCCAGACAGACATGATAGCGGCATTACCCCGGAAGGTGTCCCATGCAGCTGACTGA
- the mraY gene encoding phospho-N-acetylmuramoyl-pentapeptide-transferase, whose amino-acid sequence MFYQFLYPLHEHYTIFNIFRYITFRTIYGGLTAFIICFILGPVVIRQLQVMHFGQIIQTDGPQSHLKKQGTPTMGGIMILFSIFVSTFLWGNFTNHYVGILLLATLLFGAIGFIDDYLSLMKKKNMGFTAKTKFLLQILSGLLIGFLIYSSPDFSAVLTVPFFKNVAINLGIFYIPFACLVIVGTSNAVNLTDGLDGLAIGPLIVASITYMFFAYVAGHAQFAEYLHVRHIPAAGEVSVICGILAGAGMGFLWFNAHPAQIFMGDTGSIPLGAILGTIAVVTKQEIMLVLVGGLFVMEAGSVILQVAYFKITHGKRIFRMAPLHHHFELKGWHESKVIVRFWIISIALAALSLSTLKIR is encoded by the coding sequence ATGTTTTACCAATTTTTATACCCGTTACACGAACACTATACCATTTTTAATATTTTTCGGTATATCACCTTCCGCACCATATACGGGGGGCTGACCGCTTTTATCATCTGCTTTATTCTCGGCCCGGTTGTGATCCGCCAGCTGCAGGTCATGCATTTCGGCCAAATCATCCAGACCGACGGCCCGCAGTCCCATTTAAAGAAACAGGGCACCCCCACCATGGGCGGCATCATGATCCTGTTTTCTATTTTTGTTTCCACCTTTTTATGGGGAAACTTCACCAACCACTATGTGGGGATATTGCTGCTCGCCACCCTGCTCTTTGGCGCTATCGGCTTTATTGACGACTACCTGTCGCTGATGAAAAAAAAGAATATGGGATTCACGGCAAAAACAAAGTTTCTTCTCCAGATCCTTTCAGGCCTGCTCATCGGTTTTTTGATTTACAGCAGCCCGGACTTTAGTGCCGTACTCACGGTGCCGTTTTTCAAGAACGTGGCCATTAATTTGGGTATATTTTATATCCCCTTTGCCTGTCTGGTCATTGTGGGCACGTCCAATGCCGTAAACCTCACAGATGGCCTGGACGGACTGGCCATCGGTCCCTTGATTGTGGCATCCATCACTTATATGTTCTTTGCCTATGTGGCCGGTCATGCCCAGTTTGCCGAGTACCTGCATGTCCGGCATATTCCCGCAGCCGGTGAAGTATCCGTCATCTGCGGCATTCTGGCAGGTGCAGGCATGGGCTTTTTATGGTTCAATGCCCATCCGGCCCAAATTTTCATGGGCGATACCGGCTCCATCCCCCTTGGAGCGATCCTCGGCACCATTGCCGTAGTCACCAAACAGGAGATTATGCTGGTGCTGGTGGGCGGGCTTTTTGTCATGGAAGCGGGTTCCGTGATTCTTCAAGTCGCCTATTTCAAAATCACCCACGGCAAGAGAATCTTCAGAATGGCACCCCTGCACCACCATTTTGAATTAAAAGGCTGGCATGAATCCAAAGTTATTGTCCGGTTCTGGATTATTTCCATCGCCTTGGCGGCCTTATCCCTAAGTACATTGAAAATAAGATAA